From the Ralstonia wenshanensis genome, the window AACAACACCGGTAACGTCAGCTGGCAAGCGCCGACGGGCGCATTCGATGCGGCAACGTTGTCCAACGGCACGCAGACCGCCGCGGCCAATCTCTATGCGATCAAGGCGGTACGTATTGGTTTGATCCTGCGGACGTCGTTGCCCGAACGCGCGCAGCAATACGTGACGAGTGCCAGCGCAACCACCGCAACGGGCGTCGTCAGCCCGGGGCCGCTGGTCTTGTTTGCCGATGTACCTGGGCTGGCCTACACACGGAAGCTCGCAGGCGCGGAGCAAAACTATCGTTACCGCGTGTTGGAAGCCACGATTCCTTTGCGCAACACGTTGTTGCAGCGCTGACGATGCCAACCACGCTCAAGTTTCGGTCGAATCGCGCCTTGCGCCGGCGTCAGTCCGGCATTGTTCTGCTGATTGCGCTGATTGCCGTGGTCATCCTGGCCATCGGCACCGTTGCGCTGTTCCGGTCGTCCGATGCCGCCCTGTTCAACGCGGGCAACCTCGCGTTCAAGCGGGATATGACCAACCGTGGTGAGTTGGGCATCGTCGCCGCAAAGGCGGCCCTGACCAGCGGCGCACTCAACCAGGAATTGACGCGCCAGAGCAACCAGGCTGCAAGCGGCTATTACGCCACCATGCAGCCGACGGACAAGCATGGCCTGCCAAACAGTCTGGTCGCCTTGGATACCCCGGTCGCCAACACCAAGATCAATGGCGGCGACGGCATCACTATTTACTACATGATCGATCGCCTCTGTAACGCCACAGGCTCGACCGACCCCTCCAATGCTTGCGTGGTCAGTTCGATCGGTTCCGCCAAGGGGGGGACTGTTCTGCCGTATC encodes:
- a CDS encoding pilus assembly PilX family protein; the protein is MPTTLKFRSNRALRRRQSGIVLLIALIAVVILAIGTVALFRSSDAALFNAGNLAFKRDMTNRGELGIVAAKAALTSGALNQELTRQSNQAASGYYATMQPTDKHGLPNSLVALDTPVANTKINGGDGITIYYMIDRLCNATGSTDPSNACVVSSIGSAKGGTVLPYRGQAQPPSVPVYRISVRVDGPRNSQTFLQTTVSL